A single Mercenaria mercenaria strain notata chromosome 9, MADL_Memer_1, whole genome shotgun sequence DNA region contains:
- the LOC123546336 gene encoding neuronal acetylcholine receptor subunit beta-3-like, with product MDDKIRPLINQSRSILVDIDVHLQAIKGLDEKEQLLESTISIACRWNYETLIWNKSEFSDITGINISPKDSWIPELIVSNSVDSLFVLKDNRDNMVKIKVLSNGDATWYTGGNIRTSCHIDITKYPFDTQTCIITISKTEPDSEVLISDSGDKVTTILYKENSEWDLKKSVVKTRVLYGYITFIDINLTLSRHSLFYTLNVVLPVALLGFMTVLCFKIPATSGESLSFSIALLLTFVVLLNLISESMPRVPNRISYLQLYVNYQLTVAVVITTLSIMLVNMSYSDNKANDLYALKLCLWCYSNQKIRKTVIPEVLNEIATDKDTNGMPNIDSQSDTEIDTDSYLDRQSVIRHIGKALFWVFMTMYILSTILFFICVTI from the coding sequence ATGGATGATAAAATACGACCTCTTATAAATCAATCCAGATCAATTCTAGTTGATATTGATGTACATCTTCAAGCTATTAAAGGATTGGATGAAAAAGAACAACTATTAGAATCAACGATTTCCATTGCATGTCGCtggaactatgaaactttaatatGGAACAAATCGGAGTTTAGTGACATTACGGGAATAAATATTTCACCCAAAGATTCGTGGATACCTGAATTAATTGTTAGTAATTCTGTAGATTCTTTGTTTGTTCTAAAAGACAATCGTGATAATATGGTCAAAATCAAAGTGCTGAGCAACGGAGACGCCACATGGTATACGGGTGGAAATATTCGAACGTCCTGTCACATTGACATTACAAAATATCCATTTGACACCCAGACATGCATTATTACAATAAGTAAAACAGAACCAGATAGTGAGGTTTTAATATCTGATTCGGGCGATAAAGTTACAACGATATTATACAAAGAAAACAGTGAATGGGATTTGAAGAAATCAGTTGTAAAGACCAGAGTGCTTTATGGCTACATTACGTTCATTGATATAAATTTAACCCTGTCACGTCACTCACTGTTCTACACTCTAAATGTTGTCTTACCAGTGGCACTTTTGGgttttatgactgttttgtgttTTAAGATACCAGCGACTAGTGGAGAAAGTTTAAGCTTCAGTATAGCTTTGCTTCTGACCTTCGTTGTGTTGCTTAATTTGATCAGTGAATCGATGCCAAGGGTACCTAATCGTATATCGTACCTTCAGTTGTATGTGAATTATCAACTGACAGTGGCCGTGGTTATCACAACTTTGTCCATTATGTTGGTGAACATGTCTTACTCAGATAACAAAGCAAACGACCTCTACGCTTTAAAACTATGCCTTTGGTGCTACAGTAACCAAAAGATAAGAAAAACCGTCATCCCAGAAGTCCTGAACGAAATTGCAACGGACAAGGATACTAACGGAATGCCAAATATAGACTCGCAATCCGACACGGAAATTGACACTGACTCGTACTTAGATAGACAGTCAGTGATCCGTCATATAGGAAAGGCCCTGTTTTGGGTTTTCATGACAATGTATATACTGTCCACCATTTTATTCTTCATTTGTGTTACAATAtag